The following are encoded together in the Capsulimonas corticalis genome:
- a CDS encoding alkene reductase yields MFTQNALIDSQPAVETCAFPRTEETTDAAFKPSYLFTPVEIGPYTLAHRVVMAPLTRLRSETPGDVPGDLMVEYYGQRASPGGFIVSEATTIAVTGRGYLGAPGIYSDAQAAGWRRVTDAVHAKGGLIFIQLWHVGRAAHVEMTGGEAPVSASAVPFEGVAFTKDGWVPVSPNRALRTDEIPGVVEAYRLGAVRAKAAGFDGVEIHGGNGYLVDQFLQDGSNKRTDEYGGPIEHRARFLFEVLDAVISVWGADRVAVRLSPATRFNGMSDSNPEATFGYVAKQLNRYGLAYLHIIEPRINGNEEVSEGLAPVATEHLRAIYTGKLISAGGFHPDTAEEILKIGNADAVAFGRLFIANPDLPERLRLSLPLNPYDRSTFYGGDAHGYTDYPFYGKGS; encoded by the coding sequence ATGTTCACGCAAAACGCATTGATCGATTCACAACCCGCAGTCGAAACTTGCGCCTTCCCCAGAACGGAGGAGACTACCGACGCAGCTTTCAAACCGTCCTATCTCTTCACTCCCGTCGAGATCGGTCCGTATACGCTCGCGCATCGAGTCGTGATGGCGCCGCTCACACGGCTGCGCTCGGAAACGCCCGGGGATGTCCCCGGCGATCTGATGGTCGAATATTACGGCCAGCGCGCCTCCCCGGGCGGCTTCATCGTCTCGGAAGCGACGACCATTGCAGTGACCGGCCGGGGCTATCTGGGCGCTCCGGGTATCTACTCCGACGCGCAAGCGGCGGGCTGGCGGCGGGTGACGGACGCCGTACACGCCAAAGGCGGCCTCATCTTCATTCAGCTCTGGCATGTGGGCCGCGCCGCGCATGTCGAGATGACCGGCGGCGAGGCCCCGGTGAGCGCTTCCGCCGTCCCCTTCGAAGGCGTCGCCTTCACGAAGGACGGCTGGGTTCCGGTCTCCCCAAACCGCGCGCTTCGCACGGACGAAATACCCGGCGTCGTCGAAGCCTATCGCCTCGGCGCGGTTCGGGCGAAGGCGGCCGGCTTCGACGGCGTCGAAATCCATGGCGGCAACGGCTACCTGGTGGACCAGTTCCTCCAGGACGGCAGCAACAAACGGACCGACGAATACGGCGGGCCGATCGAACACCGCGCCCGGTTTCTGTTTGAGGTGCTGGACGCGGTCATCTCCGTGTGGGGAGCCGACCGTGTCGCGGTTCGTCTTTCACCCGCTACACGCTTTAACGGGATGTCCGACAGCAATCCCGAGGCGACCTTCGGATACGTCGCGAAGCAGCTCAATCGCTACGGCCTCGCTTACCTTCATATCATCGAGCCGCGAATCAACGGCAATGAAGAGGTCTCGGAAGGGCTGGCGCCGGTGGCGACCGAGCATCTGCGCGCGATCTACACGGGAAAGCTCATCTCGGCAGGCGGTTTTCATCCCGATACCGCCGAGGAGATCCTGAAGATCGGGAACGCCGACGCCGTCGCCTTTGGCCGTCTGTTCATCGCCAATCCCGACCTCCCCGAACGCCTGCGGCTCAGCCTTCCGCTCAATCCATACGACCGCTCGACCTTCTATGGCGGCGACGCCCACGGCTACACCGACTATCCGTTCTATGGAAAGGGAAGCTAA
- a CDS encoding nuclear transport factor 2 family protein: MEVNTQEQNKTIALEAFEALFNQRDYALAERYWSPHYIQHSAHIPPGREGLFDLVRAIPETSKYELGLIAAEGDFVIMHGRYSGIGLPANWIAADIIRMKDGVLIEHWDVIQDEATREQSQSGAPMFGDSFPKEKEQE; this comes from the coding sequence ATGGAAGTCAACACTCAGGAACAAAACAAGACGATTGCGCTAGAAGCGTTCGAGGCCCTGTTCAACCAGCGCGATTACGCATTGGCGGAACGCTATTGGTCTCCGCACTACATTCAGCACAGCGCCCACATCCCGCCGGGACGCGAGGGGCTCTTCGATCTCGTCCGAGCGATCCCGGAAACATCGAAATATGAGCTTGGATTGATCGCGGCGGAAGGAGACTTCGTCATCATGCACGGCCGGTACTCCGGGATCGGACTGCCGGCGAACTGGATCGCGGCGGACATTATCCGTATGAAGGACGGCGTACTGATCGAACACTGGGATGTCATTCAGGACGAAGCCACGCGCGAACAGTCGCAGAGCGGCGCCCCCATGTTCGGCGACAGCTTCCCAAAAGAAAAGGAGCAGGAATGA
- a CDS encoding SDR family oxidoreductase, with the protein MKLTGNTIFITGGGSGIGRGLEEALHALGNQVIISGRRAGNLAETIRANPGMQSVELDISDSASIAAVAQWLIAEHPALNVLINNAGVMHIDNAAGAVEEDLIVSTITTNLMGPIRLTGALVEHLKQQEAATIVNVASVLGFVPMASAAVYSSTKAAMHSYTQSLRYRLRNSSVAVLELAPPWVRTDLLNSSEEPRAMPLAEFISETMTILGADAEEIIVERAQLLRSKIGDASFVTQFNDLLEQSQ; encoded by the coding sequence ATGAAACTCACGGGCAACACGATCTTTATCACCGGAGGCGGCTCAGGCATCGGCCGAGGGCTGGAGGAGGCGCTGCACGCGCTTGGGAATCAGGTGATCATCTCCGGGCGGCGGGCCGGCAATCTGGCCGAGACGATTCGCGCAAATCCCGGCATGCAATCGGTCGAACTGGATATTTCGGACTCGGCGAGCATCGCGGCAGTGGCGCAGTGGCTGATCGCGGAGCATCCAGCGCTGAACGTACTGATCAACAACGCCGGCGTCATGCATATCGACAACGCCGCAGGCGCTGTCGAGGAAGACCTGATCGTGTCCACTATCACGACCAATTTGATGGGGCCGATCCGCCTGACCGGGGCGCTGGTCGAACATCTGAAGCAGCAGGAGGCGGCGACAATCGTCAACGTCGCCTCGGTGCTGGGTTTCGTCCCGATGGCTTCGGCGGCGGTTTATTCGTCCACGAAGGCGGCGATGCATTCCTACACACAGTCGCTTCGGTACAGGCTCCGGAACAGTTCGGTGGCGGTTCTGGAGCTTGCGCCGCCGTGGGTGCGGACAGATCTTCTCAACAGCAGCGAAGAGCCAAGGGCGATGCCGCTGGCGGAGTTCATCTCCGAAACCATGACGATATTGGGCGCGGATGCAGAGGAGATCATCGTCGAACGGGCGCAGCTTCTTCGGAGCAAGATCGGCGACGCTTCGTTCGTCACTCAATTCAACGACCTGTTGGAGCAGTCCCAATAA
- a CDS encoding alpha/beta fold hydrolase — protein MTFINASFLSAAAIALAAIAAPLSAAHADAPAKPVIVLVHGAFADATGWSHVIPLLEKDGYTVFAVQNSLTSLDADVATTKRVIEAQKGPVVVVGHSYGGAVITGAAADQANVKALVYLAAFAPDSGEAVGVFADQIPLAKTLVPDAAGFLYIDRAKFHDAFCADVPAEEAHIMGIVQKPLASAIFGQSIPAAAWKTIPSWYLVSQDDHAISPDLERFYAKRMGAQTSEIKASHVAFISHPKEIVHWIEEAANASAK, from the coding sequence ATGACATTCATCAACGCCAGCTTCCTCTCGGCCGCCGCCATCGCCCTCGCGGCGATCGCCGCGCCTCTCTCGGCCGCGCACGCCGACGCTCCGGCCAAGCCCGTCATCGTGCTCGTCCACGGCGCATTCGCCGACGCCACCGGCTGGAGCCACGTCATCCCACTGCTGGAGAAGGACGGTTACACGGTCTTCGCCGTCCAGAATTCACTGACTTCCCTGGACGCCGATGTCGCCACCACCAAGCGCGTCATCGAGGCCCAGAAAGGCCCCGTGGTGGTGGTCGGCCATTCGTACGGCGGCGCGGTCATCACCGGCGCGGCGGCGGATCAGGCGAACGTCAAAGCCCTGGTCTATCTGGCCGCATTCGCCCCGGACAGCGGCGAAGCCGTGGGCGTGTTCGCGGATCAGATCCCGCTCGCCAAAACGCTCGTACCGGATGCGGCGGGTTTCCTCTACATCGACCGGGCGAAGTTCCACGACGCCTTCTGCGCCGATGTGCCGGCGGAGGAAGCGCACATTATGGGGATCGTCCAGAAACCTCTCGCCAGCGCGATCTTCGGACAGTCCATCCCCGCCGCCGCCTGGAAAACGATTCCATCCTGGTATCTGGTCAGCCAGGACGACCACGCGATCAGCCCGGACCTGGAGCGTTTCTACGCAAAGCGCATGGGCGCCCAAACCAGCGAGATCAAAGCCAGCCATGTGGCGTTTATCTCCCACCCCAAAGAGATCGTCCACTGGATCGAAGAGGCGGCGAACGCGTCGGCCAAATAA
- a CDS encoding family 78 glycoside hydrolase catalytic domain: protein MSDYKLSRRELMGLVAGTMAGGFIGGQVECAAAKPAVQGGGVALDLRCEYLTDPLGLDERTPRLSWVIEASARGWRQSAYQIVVASTPDDLAAGHFDLWNSGKVLSDATSHIEYRGKPLTPRRQCFWRVRSWDAAGVATPWSETARWEMGLLEEADWKSSAWIGRTAATAGAPPASLEGVSWIWYGELGVNPAEKAPNGSRWFRRTFIVPKGRRCVSAQLIFTVDDAYDVRLNGQEVTRGGCEDDWKTTKAQDVTQHIVRGANVLAIVGTNVKDAAGLACRLVVTLDQGASIVVISDGSWKAFAAETPGWDALGFDDSAWPAAQVVAAVGDHPWGVPSAVPASLSMSDPAPYLRREFSSKDPVQRARVYACGLGYADIYLNGTRLGGASERDPAYTAFDKHALYVTYDVTHLVALGSNAIGAVLGKGWYDVHDLATWQFEKASWRGPQRLRLVLEIEYVGGGHQTIVSDDAWKTAAGPIVRDGIYSGEIYDARLETPGWDRPGFDDKAWEPVHHMPALAGKLAARRCPPVAVTQSLTPVRITEPRPGVHVVDFGQNFSGHVQLRVTAPAGTAITMRYGELVHADGTLDTSNIDYFMNKTTPPQLFQTDTYICKGGGEEVWEQRFSYSGFQYAEITGFPGKPSPHNFRGRFAHTDVASAGEFSCSDEMLNKIQHATRWSYLSNAQSIPTDCPQREKNGWTGDAHLAAEAGLMNFQSAAFYTKWLNDIADNQQENGQVGDIIPSGGWGSGGCHPAWDSAYAIIAWDLYRYLGDTRILARHYDYIARYVDYVAGRLEDDVVPFDSLGDWLPWKTKTPSQLSSTVYIYHDARILSDAAKLLGRDADARKYGALADRIKAGFHAKWWNPATKMYAEGEQTAQAMPLFFGLTPAEHQDDVFAALVADIERQGHIDCGILGAKYILRVLSDGGRADLAHHVVARKEQPSWAWWITQGATTLWEQWTESDSHNHIMFGDVSNWFFQALAGIGLDPESPGFSHILIRPQVVGGLTWAKGSHLGPHGKIATSWTRQNGKFHLDMTIPANSTATVWIPAAGAAQITEGGAPAAQAKGVTFVRQEIGATVYAIGSGSYSFVA, encoded by the coding sequence ATGTCTGACTATAAACTATCACGACGAGAGCTCATGGGGCTCGTCGCGGGCACGATGGCCGGCGGCTTTATTGGAGGGCAGGTGGAGTGCGCGGCGGCGAAGCCCGCCGTGCAGGGGGGCGGCGTCGCCCTGGATCTGCGCTGTGAATATTTGACCGATCCCTTAGGCCTCGATGAGCGCACGCCGCGTTTGAGTTGGGTAATCGAGGCGTCCGCGCGCGGATGGCGGCAGAGCGCCTATCAGATTGTGGTCGCCAGCACCCCGGACGATCTGGCCGCCGGGCATTTCGACCTGTGGAACAGCGGCAAGGTTCTGTCCGACGCCACCAGCCACATTGAATATCGCGGCAAGCCGCTGACGCCCCGGCGGCAGTGCTTCTGGCGCGTGCGCAGCTGGGACGCCGCCGGGGTCGCGACGCCCTGGAGCGAAACGGCGCGCTGGGAAATGGGACTGCTGGAGGAGGCGGATTGGAAGTCGAGCGCCTGGATCGGTCGTACGGCCGCTACCGCCGGCGCGCCGCCGGCCAGCCTCGAAGGCGTTTCGTGGATCTGGTACGGGGAGTTGGGCGTTAATCCCGCCGAAAAAGCTCCGAACGGATCGCGCTGGTTTCGCCGGACATTCATAGTTCCGAAGGGACGCCGATGCGTCTCCGCGCAGCTGATCTTTACCGTCGACGATGCGTATGACGTGCGCCTCAACGGACAGGAAGTGACGCGCGGCGGCTGCGAGGACGACTGGAAGACGACGAAGGCGCAGGATGTCACCCAGCATATCGTTCGGGGCGCGAACGTTTTGGCGATTGTCGGAACGAATGTGAAGGACGCCGCCGGCCTTGCTTGCCGTTTGGTGGTGACGCTGGATCAGGGCGCCTCGATCGTCGTGATCTCGGATGGCTCGTGGAAAGCGTTCGCAGCCGAAACCCCGGGATGGGACGCCCTTGGTTTCGACGACAGCGCATGGCCGGCCGCGCAGGTCGTGGCGGCGGTCGGGGATCATCCCTGGGGAGTTCCGTCGGCGGTTCCCGCATCCCTGTCCATGTCGGATCCCGCGCCGTATCTGCGTCGTGAGTTTTCGTCGAAGGATCCCGTCCAGCGCGCCCGGGTCTATGCGTGCGGCTTGGGATACGCCGATATTTATCTGAACGGGACCCGTCTCGGCGGCGCGTCCGAACGCGATCCCGCCTATACGGCGTTTGATAAACATGCGCTGTACGTGACTTATGATGTGACGCACTTGGTGGCGCTGGGCTCGAACGCCATCGGCGCGGTGCTGGGCAAGGGCTGGTACGATGTCCACGATCTGGCGACCTGGCAGTTCGAAAAGGCGTCCTGGCGCGGCCCGCAGCGGCTGCGCCTCGTGCTGGAGATCGAGTATGTGGGCGGCGGCCATCAAACCATCGTCAGCGACGACGCCTGGAAAACCGCCGCCGGACCCATTGTCCGCGATGGGATCTACAGCGGCGAGATCTACGACGCGCGGCTGGAAACGCCCGGCTGGGACCGTCCCGGCTTCGACGATAAGGCATGGGAGCCGGTCCACCACATGCCTGCGCTTGCTGGTAAGCTGGCGGCGCGGCGCTGTCCGCCGGTCGCCGTCACGCAGAGCCTGACCCCGGTCAGGATCACCGAACCCAGGCCCGGCGTGCATGTCGTCGACTTCGGGCAGAACTTCTCCGGGCACGTACAGCTGCGCGTGACCGCTCCCGCAGGGACCGCGATCACGATGCGTTACGGCGAATTGGTTCACGCCGATGGGACGCTGGATACCTCGAACATCGATTACTTCATGAACAAGACCACGCCGCCGCAGCTGTTCCAAACGGATACCTATATTTGCAAGGGCGGCGGTGAAGAGGTCTGGGAGCAGCGTTTCTCGTACAGCGGCTTCCAGTACGCCGAAATCACGGGATTTCCGGGCAAACCGAGCCCGCATAACTTCCGGGGACGATTCGCGCATACCGATGTCGCGTCGGCCGGGGAGTTCTCCTGCTCGGATGAGATGCTGAACAAGATTCAGCACGCCACGCGCTGGTCATATCTGAGCAACGCCCAGAGCATTCCCACCGACTGCCCGCAGCGCGAAAAGAATGGCTGGACGGGCGACGCCCATCTCGCCGCCGAAGCCGGCCTGATGAACTTCCAGTCGGCGGCGTTCTACACAAAGTGGCTGAATGATATCGCGGACAACCAGCAGGAAAACGGTCAGGTCGGCGACATCATTCCATCAGGCGGGTGGGGGAGCGGCGGCTGTCATCCCGCCTGGGACAGCGCCTACGCGATCATCGCCTGGGATTTATATCGATATCTCGGCGACACGCGCATCCTCGCGCGCCATTACGACTACATCGCGCGTTACGTCGATTACGTCGCCGGCCGGCTTGAGGACGACGTCGTTCCCTTCGACAGCCTCGGCGACTGGCTGCCCTGGAAGACCAAGACTCCCAGCCAGCTGAGCTCCACGGTCTATATCTATCACGACGCGCGCATTCTCTCCGATGCGGCCAAACTTCTGGGCCGCGACGCCGATGCGCGGAAATACGGCGCGCTCGCGGACCGTATCAAAGCCGGATTCCACGCCAAATGGTGGAACCCTGCGACGAAAATGTACGCCGAGGGCGAACAGACCGCGCAGGCCATGCCGCTGTTCTTCGGTCTCACTCCCGCCGAACATCAGGACGACGTCTTTGCCGCGCTCGTCGCGGACATCGAGCGGCAGGGCCACATCGACTGCGGCATCCTCGGCGCCAAATATATCCTGCGCGTCCTCTCCGACGGCGGCCGCGCCGACCTCGCGCATCACGTTGTCGCGCGTAAGGAGCAGCCGAGCTGGGCGTGGTGGATCACGCAAGGCGCCACGACGCTCTGGGAGCAGTGGACGGAAAGCGACTCCCACAACCATATCATGTTCGGCGACGTGAGCAACTGGTTCTTCCAGGCGCTCGCCGGCATCGGACTCGATCCCGAATCTCCCGGGTTCTCGCACATTCTCATCCGCCCTCAAGTCGTCGGCGGGTTGACCTGGGCAAAGGGCAGCCATCTTGGACCCCACGGCAAGATCGCCACAAGCTGGACGCGCCAAAACGGCAAATTCCATCTCGACATGACCATTCCCGCGAACTCCACCGCGACGGTCTGGATCCCGGCGGCCGGCGCCGCCCAGATCACCGAGGGCGGCGCCCCGGCGGCGCAGGCGAAGGGCGTAACGTTCGTAAGGCAGGAGATTGGCGCGACGGTGTACGCCATCGGTTCGGGGAGTTACTCATTTGTCGCGTAA
- a CDS encoding phytoene desaturase family protein yields the protein MDVIVIGGGMGGLSAGIQLAARGARVTLFEKNERVGGKLNVWSDDGFLFDTGPHVLTMLWAIDEIFAAAGRRLADAVDLIPLDTICRYHFPDGATLDAPADRDAATQAIAEFAPGEEQGFARFLDYARRVSDATTDPFLRNDFGASVHGAPTREQWGQLREFLALKPWRTLRDVVREHFSDPRLRDVFELYALYSGSHPARSSGIFATVADVQWRQGTYYVRGGLYKLAEALVELARDVGVSIQTSSPVREIIVKNGRARGVALENGARHYADAVVCNEDTLAAYKSLLAPQSRPHYPDRKADAVETSTSAFLLLLGVRGEYPQLAHHNSFLSTDLEAEFGSIFDRHRPADDPTVGVACQSVTDPSKAPPGCSNLFLMTNPPALSDAFDWTREAASYREIVLNKLEAMGLKGLRDRIVVEQMWTPLDLQSRYNARRGAVYGLSSNGWRNAFLRPPNVCPDVKGLYFVGGGTHPGGGLPLCALSGTNVARQLQANHRREFPS from the coding sequence ATGGATGTCATTGTGATCGGCGGCGGTATGGGGGGCCTCTCGGCGGGAATACAACTGGCGGCGCGGGGAGCGCGTGTGACGTTGTTTGAAAAGAATGAGAGGGTCGGCGGCAAGCTCAACGTTTGGTCGGATGATGGATTTCTATTCGATACCGGCCCGCATGTGCTCACGATGCTCTGGGCCATCGACGAAATCTTCGCCGCCGCCGGGCGCCGCCTGGCCGACGCGGTCGATCTGATTCCCCTCGACACGATCTGCCGCTATCACTTCCCGGACGGCGCGACGCTGGACGCTCCCGCCGACCGCGACGCCGCGACACAGGCTATCGCCGAGTTCGCCCCGGGAGAAGAACAGGGCTTCGCGCGCTTCCTCGACTACGCCCGACGCGTCTCGGATGCAACCACGGACCCATTTCTGCGCAACGACTTCGGCGCAAGCGTCCACGGCGCTCCCACGCGCGAGCAGTGGGGACAACTGCGAGAGTTTTTGGCGCTCAAGCCCTGGCGCACGCTGCGCGACGTGGTGCGCGAACACTTCTCCGACCCCAGACTGCGCGATGTGTTTGAACTTTACGCCCTTTACAGCGGCTCGCATCCCGCCCGCAGCTCTGGGATCTTCGCCACCGTCGCCGATGTCCAGTGGCGGCAAGGGACTTATTATGTCCGTGGCGGACTCTACAAACTCGCGGAGGCGCTTGTCGAATTGGCGCGAGATGTCGGCGTGTCGATCCAGACCAGCAGCCCCGTGCGTGAGATCATCGTCAAAAACGGACGGGCGCGCGGCGTCGCCCTGGAGAACGGAGCGCGCCACTACGCCGACGCCGTCGTCTGCAACGAAGATACGCTGGCGGCGTACAAATCCCTGCTGGCGCCCCAGAGCCGCCCCCACTATCCCGATCGCAAAGCAGACGCCGTTGAGACAAGCACTTCGGCGTTTCTGCTCTTGCTCGGAGTGCGCGGCGAGTATCCGCAGCTTGCGCACCATAACTCGTTTCTTTCGACCGATCTCGAAGCCGAGTTTGGGAGCATCTTTGACCGGCATCGTCCCGCAGACGATCCGACCGTCGGCGTCGCCTGCCAGAGCGTGACCGACCCGAGCAAAGCGCCGCCCGGCTGCTCCAACCTTTTTCTCATGACGAACCCGCCCGCTCTCAGCGATGCGTTCGATTGGACACGGGAGGCGGCCTCGTACCGCGAGATCGTCTTGAATAAATTGGAGGCGATGGGGCTGAAGGGGCTGCGCGATCGTATCGTCGTCGAGCAGATGTGGACGCCGTTGGACCTACAAAGCCGCTACAACGCCCGGCGCGGGGCGGTTTACGGCCTGAGCTCCAACGGCTGGCGCAACGCGTTTTTGCGGCCGCCCAACGTCTGTCCGGATGTGAAGGGGTTATACTTCGTCGGCGGCGGCACGCACCCTGGCGGCGGCCTGCCGCTGTGCGCGCTCTCCGGAACCAACGTCGCTCGCCAGCTTCAGGCAAATCATCGCCGGGAATTCCCATCGTGA
- the rsmG gene encoding 16S rRNA (guanine(527)-N(7))-methyltransferase RsmG, with translation MEEQLIDIFRRGANDAWDLNLTPAQLDQFQQYADLLVEWNATRMNLTRLTSPRDIAVKHFLDSLSVLRVMQIPRNARLIDVGTGAGLPGLALKIVRPDIHLTLLDSTAKKLTFCRAVADALALTRVDILHARAEDAAKEMDHAHAYDVVTARAVASLAKLLPWTAPFLLSGGVLVAMKGANVDEEMSEGRIAAKNFGIKLEKPVSLMLPEAEEETERKIVLGRRV, from the coding sequence GTGGAAGAACAACTTATCGATATATTTCGTCGCGGCGCCAACGACGCCTGGGACCTGAACCTCACTCCCGCTCAGCTCGATCAATTTCAGCAATACGCCGATCTGCTCGTGGAATGGAACGCGACGCGCATGAACCTGACGCGTCTCACCTCACCACGCGACATCGCCGTCAAGCACTTTCTGGATTCGCTCTCAGTCCTGCGCGTCATGCAGATCCCGCGGAATGCGCGCCTGATCGATGTCGGAACCGGCGCCGGTCTGCCCGGTCTCGCCCTCAAGATCGTCCGCCCGGACATCCATCTCACCCTGCTCGACTCCACCGCCAAAAAGCTCACCTTCTGCCGCGCTGTCGCGGACGCGCTGGCCCTCACCCGCGTCGACATTCTGCACGCCCGCGCCGAAGACGCCGCCAAAGAAATGGACCACGCCCACGCCTACGACGTCGTCACCGCGCGCGCCGTCGCGTCGCTCGCGAAGCTGCTGCCCTGGACCGCGCCCTTCCTCCTTTCCGGCGGCGTTCTGGTGGCGATGAAAGGCGCGAATGTGGATGAGGAGATGTCCGAGGGCCGGATCGCAGCGAAGAACTTCGGGATCAAGTTAGAGAAGCCCGTCTCGCTGATGCTTCCGGAGGCAGAGGAAGAAACGGAGCGGAAGATCGTGCTGGGGCGGCGGGTGTGA